The genomic interval GATTGCATAGGCGATTGTGATCTTGCCCGTTCAGATTCCATCGTTGAATCCGATTGTACATTCACTTCTTCTACACTGGATGCCTGTGCTTGCGTATCGTGTGTATGTGTATTGCCGTACGGCTGATCTTGAATCAGCTTAGGCTTTTCCGATCCGTAGCCAGAAGCTGAAGGATTCCCGCCTTCTTGAGAATTCGCCTTATACGGTCCATACGAATAATAATAAGATGGCTTTGCCGGCTGCTCCGATGACTCATTTGAAATAGGCTGCGCGGAGTCATTTACGCTTTCGCTGTTATCAGCTGAGCCATGTCCCTCTTCATTTTTGCGGAAAAAGTCGTCAAATCCCTTTTTGTTGTTTTGATCGTCCATGTACGTTCTCCTCCTTGAATCTTATTGCATCATGCGTCCAATTGGCATTCTATCCGGAAACATGTTATTTGATATAGTTCTATCATGCACATTCTACCTTAAAACAAACTTAAAAGGAATTTAAACAGAAATAAAAAAAACGCTCCCAAATGATTTTGGCAGCGTTTTTTTGAGTGCTTCTACGATGTGAATCAATGCGGAAAAAGCTGCTCTACTTCATTTAATGCATCCTTTGCGCGATCAATCCACTGCGGCTCTACCTCAGCATCCGGATTCGACGGTGATTGGAATTGATCAAACAGCGCTCCGACTACTCGTACCGATGCTTCCGGATCATTTCCTTCTCTGTACTCATGCTTAAGTACGTAAGGTGTACCGAGTATAATCCTCGCTTCATTATCTTTTTCCCCAACATCAATTTGACCAGCAATGACTTCAAAAGGAATGCGAAGCCAAATCTTATTCGCATCATCAAGCGCGCGGTCAAAGGAACCAGCAGCATACTCCCAGTTGCCGCCAAGCGTGAATTGCTGCGACTCCAGCAGCTCTTTCGTTTCTAAGAAATGTTGCTCCCGTGATTCCAGCACGGACGAAATGGGTATCATGAAGGCGTCTCCTTTGCACTAGCATATTTCTAATCTCTTTTTGCTAGTAGGTAGTATACCCTTCCATTTCCACCTTTATGTGCGATTAGCCCAGCCCTTGCGATGGGCCAGCACTGCAAGCTGTGTCCGGTCGTCAAGCTCACACTTCATCAATAAATTGCTGACATGTGTTTTCACTGTCTTTACACTTATATGCAGCTCTTCTGCAATTTCTTTGTTCGATTGTCCATCTGCGATAAGCAGCAGAACTTCCTTCTCACGTTCCGTTAACCCCTCATCACCAGACTGAGCGGTCTTCTGTCTTAAGCCTCTCGTTAACGCCTGCGATACGTCAGCAGTCATGACCGGCATTCCTTTGAATGCGCCGCTGATCGCATAAATAAGCTCTTCTGCAGAAACGGTTTTGAGCACGTAGCTGACAGCGCCAGCCTCTATCGCGCCATAAACCTTGTCATCTTCGAGGAAACTGGTCAGCATTACGATTTTCATATCAGGAAAATGCGAGATAATCGCCCTTGTCGCTTCAATGC from Paenibacillus sp. FSL K6-3182 carries:
- a CDS encoding YugN family protein, which produces MIPISSVLESREQHFLETKELLESQQFTLGGNWEYAAGSFDRALDDANKIWLRIPFEVIAGQIDVGEKDNEARIILGTPYVLKHEYREGNDPEASVRVVGALFDQFQSPSNPDAEVEPQWIDRAKDALNEVEQLFPH
- a CDS encoding response regulator transcription factor → MNASELIKVMIVDDHDMVRTGLRTYLMLEPKLHVIAEASNGQSAIDLLKASSDENRPHIILMDLMMPGMDGIEATRAIISHFPDMKIVMLTSFLEDDKVYGAIEAGAVSYVLKTVSAEELIYAISGAFKGMPVMTADVSQALTRGLRQKTAQSGDEGLTEREKEVLLLIADGQSNKEIAEELHISVKTVKTHVSNLLMKCELDDRTQLAVLAHRKGWANRT